A DNA window from Xanthomonas campestris pv. campestris str. ATCC 33913 contains the following coding sequences:
- a CDS encoding RHS repeat-associated core domain-containing protein codes for MEVLKPLRLRRYACALLLSTVCGVCAQEVKQEWTVSAKHPEIPTTTVGVFDNQHRAIEAMAQIAGPSDAEYAYRLATHVKETKTNEDQTVTLTYWLGNDQPSDPEWTYSALGSSYATEVEMAAGIESFYTQFNECGKVSLKPATEWTPYSAEFEGRIDSKRFDVIANVLYYDGTCLPVEHTGFGTRQRRLFCPLYTTWNDDYQACVNLEIFAYLTGPSLEDTCSVGNPCDVKTGEKSQPEQDFDLGWIRLVRTFRSSQVGRRSNLGAGWFNSHEISVSSNGSHAILAEGNGLQRNFESVGNSFIASDGSGDRLEKIANGWRLFRSETVSEFDATGALGLVSKDDGSYLRYAYDRSSRLESITHSTGRKLVFNYADGSRYAQLIRVALDGVALATYAYSDTFPDSAVLESVTHADGRVRSYLYEDEDFYRFLTGVVAEDGMRYSTFAYNATGRVVSSQHHDGADGVTLDYTDGATVVTDALGEQTTYTLSQRSAGPRKIDDVTDSAGTLSSDYLDASVDFRRRLRASTDRAGVITQHAYAELADAGVPVNVHTVTEAAGLPSQRITSTRTAVDSNRLMSVQSSDKQVGYVRNARLQPQQVITTDVASGQTRVLSMNYCEPADVAAGSDCPVLGLLKSIDGPRTDIDDRTTYNYYPIDAAGCQTGTGPCLYRKGDLKQTINARGQIRENLSYDAAGRVLSAVDENRVLTDYSYHPRGWLASTTVHGATSAQNRVTTFEYWPTGLVKRITQPDGSYATFVYDQAQRLTDVTDTLGNTLHYVLDKAGNRLEEQTKDAQGALKRSLSRIYNQLGQLETQADAAANPTDYAYDANGNLRLITDAFGRRTLQEHDPLGRLARTLQDVDGIKAETNVGYDTQDRPLQVKDPKRLDTRYTYNGLGDILKLTSPDTGATSYTYDSAGNRATQTDARGVISTYGYDALNRVLSISYPTAAFNVSYTYDVTQNVCASGETFTVGRLAKLQDGSGTTQYCYNRFGEVVRKVQTVNGKVLVLRYDYTTGGRLRSMVYPDGTTVDYVRNAQGQTTEVGVTASAGSRQRLLSGATYYPFGPSAGWTYGNGRKLARTYDQDYRPQSIQDTRAGGLEIGFGFNSVGDLTALTPAGNPTPDLRLNYDALGRLTALKDGTTEAVIDGYSYDATGNRLSAKVGAATQAYTYPTTNHRLSAVAGVARTYDKMGNTLTIGGKAREYLYDTTGRMTQVKRAGAAVMNYRYNGRGQQVRRYLGTTNTYTLYDEAGHWLGDYDTNGAPKQQAIWLDDLPVGLLANGGQLHYIEPDHLGSPRVVVDAARDVAVWSWSLKGEAFGNTAPNQDPDGDGIAMVFDMRFPGQRFDAASGFNQNYFRDYDAATGRYGQSDPIGLAGGVSTYDYSNANPLTTSDVFGLTGNPLSGYNPALGPIIIKTPTSKIGFLDKLFSSWIVGKVTGGISTVNKYGQIVPKPTTFLGRANIFVWAMSPTEMSCSELDCGKNSLPDYFERQHPIESCESGNEY; via the coding sequence ATGGAAGTTCTGAAGCCCCTGCGGCTGCGTCGTTACGCTTGCGCATTGTTGCTAAGCACTGTCTGCGGAGTCTGTGCGCAGGAGGTCAAGCAAGAATGGACGGTTTCTGCCAAGCACCCAGAAATTCCGACGACAACCGTTGGCGTTTTTGACAATCAACATCGTGCAATTGAGGCCATGGCGCAGATCGCTGGTCCTAGCGATGCAGAGTATGCGTATCGTTTAGCTACGCACGTAAAAGAAACAAAAACGAACGAAGACCAGACAGTTACGCTCACATACTGGCTTGGTAACGATCAACCATCCGATCCCGAATGGACTTACTCTGCACTAGGTAGCTCCTACGCAACTGAGGTCGAGATGGCTGCAGGTATTGAGTCCTTCTACACTCAATTTAACGAATGTGGCAAGGTTTCTCTGAAGCCAGCAACCGAATGGACGCCATATTCGGCGGAATTCGAGGGTCGTATTGATTCAAAACGTTTTGATGTTATAGCGAACGTGCTTTATTACGATGGAACGTGCTTACCCGTAGAGCACACTGGGTTCGGTACTCGCCAGCGCAGGCTATTCTGTCCTTTATATACGACCTGGAACGATGATTATCAAGCCTGTGTAAATCTGGAAATATTTGCTTACTTGACCGGGCCTTCTTTAGAGGATACGTGTTCGGTTGGCAATCCGTGCGATGTAAAGACCGGTGAAAAATCACAACCTGAACAGGATTTCGATCTTGGATGGATACGTCTCGTTCGAACGTTCCGGTCCTCGCAGGTTGGACGGCGATCGAACCTTGGGGCGGGCTGGTTCAACTCACATGAAATCAGTGTTTCTTCAAATGGCTCTCACGCAATACTTGCTGAAGGAAACGGGCTTCAACGTAATTTCGAATCGGTCGGAAATTCTTTTATTGCTTCTGATGGCTCTGGGGATCGGCTTGAGAAAATAGCCAACGGGTGGAGACTTTTTAGGTCGGAAACGGTTTCGGAATTTGATGCTACAGGCGCGTTGGGCTTGGTGTCGAAGGACGACGGTAGTTATCTTCGATACGCGTACGATCGATCCTCGAGGTTGGAATCGATTACGCACTCTACCGGACGCAAGTTGGTTTTTAACTACGCTGATGGCTCCCGTTATGCCCAGCTTATTCGAGTTGCGCTGGACGGAGTCGCGTTGGCTACTTACGCTTACTCTGACACTTTCCCGGACAGCGCGGTGCTGGAGAGCGTGACCCATGCGGACGGCCGGGTCAGGTCGTATCTGTATGAAGACGAGGATTTTTACCGCTTCCTGACCGGTGTGGTCGCGGAGGATGGAATGCGCTACAGCACATTCGCCTACAACGCTACGGGGCGTGTTGTGTCAAGCCAACATCACGATGGCGCAGACGGTGTGACGCTTGATTACACCGATGGCGCCACCGTTGTAACCGACGCGTTGGGGGAACAGACGACATATACGTTGAGCCAGCGTTCCGCAGGTCCTAGAAAAATAGATGACGTCACCGACAGCGCAGGTACTCTCAGCAGCGACTATCTGGACGCAAGTGTTGATTTTCGTCGGCGCTTGAGAGCTTCTACCGATCGTGCCGGGGTTATCACGCAACACGCCTATGCCGAACTTGCGGATGCTGGCGTGCCAGTCAATGTGCACACGGTCACCGAGGCGGCTGGTTTACCCAGTCAGCGAATCACAAGTACGCGCACCGCTGTCGACAGCAATCGATTGATGTCAGTTCAATCAAGTGACAAGCAAGTAGGCTATGTCCGAAATGCGCGACTGCAGCCGCAGCAAGTCATCACGACCGACGTCGCAAGTGGTCAGACCAGGGTTCTCAGTATGAACTACTGCGAGCCAGCCGATGTGGCTGCCGGTAGCGACTGTCCCGTACTTGGCTTACTGAAGTCCATCGATGGCCCGCGCACGGATATCGACGACCGTACGACCTACAACTACTACCCCATCGATGCCGCTGGGTGCCAGACCGGCACCGGACCGTGCCTGTACCGTAAGGGTGACCTCAAGCAAACTATCAACGCCCGCGGCCAGATCCGGGAAAATCTGAGCTATGACGCAGCAGGCCGCGTTCTTTCTGCCGTTGATGAGAACCGGGTACTAACCGATTACAGCTACCATCCGCGTGGTTGGTTGGCATCGACCACCGTGCATGGCGCGACTTCCGCGCAGAATCGCGTGACCACGTTCGAGTACTGGCCCACCGGCTTGGTCAAACGCATCACCCAGCCCGATGGCAGCTACGCCACGTTTGTCTACGACCAGGCCCAACGCCTCACCGATGTCACCGATACGCTGGGCAATACCCTCCATTACGTGCTTGATAAGGCTGGCAATCGTCTGGAAGAGCAGACCAAGGACGCGCAGGGTGCGCTCAAGCGCAGTTTGAGCCGTATTTACAATCAATTGGGGCAACTGGAAACGCAGGCGGACGCAGCCGCAAATCCTACCGACTACGCCTACGATGCAAACGGCAACCTGCGCTTGATCACCGACGCATTCGGTCGTAGAACCCTGCAAGAGCACGACCCACTCGGTCGGCTTGCGCGCACGTTGCAGGATGTCGATGGCATCAAGGCCGAAACCAACGTGGGTTACGACACGCAGGATCGCCCGCTGCAGGTCAAGGACCCGAAACGTCTGGACACGCGCTACACGTACAACGGGTTAGGCGACATCCTGAAACTGACCAGCCCGGATACCGGCGCCACCAGTTATACCTACGACAGCGCCGGTAACCGCGCCACGCAGACCGATGCGCGCGGCGTCATCTCCACCTATGGCTACGACGCGCTCAACCGGGTTTTGAGCATCAGCTACCCGACCGCCGCCTTCAATGTCAGCTATACCTATGACGTCACGCAGAACGTGTGCGCCAGCGGTGAGACGTTCACCGTCGGGCGCCTGGCCAAGCTCCAGGATGGCAGCGGTACCACCCAATACTGCTACAACCGCTTCGGCGAGGTGGTGCGCAAAGTGCAGACGGTCAACGGCAAGGTGTTGGTGCTGCGCTACGACTACACAACCGGCGGCCGCCTGCGGTCGATGGTCTACCCGGACGGCACCACGGTCGACTACGTCCGCAACGCACAAGGGCAGACGACCGAAGTTGGGGTGACTGCCTCGGCCGGCAGCCGCCAGCGTCTGCTGAGCGGAGCGACCTACTATCCGTTCGGCCCATCCGCCGGCTGGACCTACGGCAACGGCCGCAAGCTGGCGCGCACGTACGATCAAGACTACCGGCCGCAGAGCATCCAGGACACCCGCGCTGGAGGGCTGGAAATCGGCTTCGGCTTCAATTCCGTTGGCGACCTCACTGCCCTGACCCCGGCCGGCAACCCAACACCAGACCTTCGTCTGAACTACGACGCGCTCGGTCGACTCACTGCGCTCAAGGATGGCACTACCGAGGCGGTGATCGACGGCTATAGCTACGATGCCACCGGCAATCGTCTGAGTGCCAAGGTCGGCGCCGCCACGCAGGCCTACACTTATCCGACGACCAACCACCGTCTGAGCGCAGTCGCAGGCGTGGCACGCACCTACGACAAGATGGGCAACACCCTCACCATCGGCGGCAAGGCACGCGAATACCTGTACGACACCACCGGTCGCATGACCCAGGTCAAGCGCGCAGGCGCCGCGGTCATGAATTACCGCTACAACGGCCGAGGCCAGCAGGTACGCCGCTATCTGGGCACCACCAACACCTATACGCTTTACGACGAGGCCGGCCACTGGCTCGGTGACTACGACACCAACGGCGCACCTAAGCAGCAAGCGATCTGGCTGGACGACCTGCCGGTTGGGCTGCTGGCAAACGGCGGTCAGTTGCACTACATCGAACCCGACCACCTCGGCAGCCCTCGCGTTGTCGTCGATGCCGCCCGCGACGTTGCCGTGTGGAGCTGGAGCCTGAAAGGCGAAGCCTTCGGTAATACCGCACCCAACCAGGATCCGGATGGGGATGGCATCGCAATGGTGTTCGACATGCGGTTCCCTGGGCAGCGCTTTGATGCAGCGAGCGGATTCAATCAGAACTACTTTCGTGATTATGATGCCGCTACTGGTCGGTATGGGCAGAGTGATCCGATTGGGTTGGCGGGAGGAGTGTCTACCTATGATTATTCAAATGCTAATCCCTTAACCACCTCTGACGTATTTGGCCTAACAGGAAATCCTTTGTCTGGCTACAATCCGGCTCTAGGTCCAATAATTATTAAAACCCCTACCTCCAAAATAGGTTTTTTAGATAAATTATTTTCGTCATGGATTGTAGGGAAAGTCACGGGGGGTATAAGTACTGTTAATAAATACGGGCAAATTGTGCCAAAGCCGACTACTTTTCTGGGTAGGGCGAATATCTTCGTATGGGCAATGTCTCCAACGGAAATGTCATGTTCTGAACTGGATTGCGGTAAAAATAGTTTACCTGATTATTTTGAAAGGCAGCATCCAATCGAGAGTTGCGAGTCTGGAAATGAATATTGA
- a CDS encoding IS5-like element IS1646 family transposase produces the protein MQLTFGDAEGLGKRKQTRREIFLAEMEQVVPWQQLLGLVAPHYPVSGRPGRQPYALATMLRIHLLQQWYALSDPAMEEALHEIPTLRRFAQLGGLDNVPDETTILNFRRLLETHGLAARMLEAVNAHLARKGQSLRSGTIVDATLIAAPSSTKNADHARDPEMHQTKKGNQWYFGMKAHIGVDEFSGLVHHVHCTAANVADVTVTHALLHGKEDSVFGDSGYTGADKREELQDCEAAFFIAAKRSVLQAIGNKRERAREQRWEHFKASVRAKVEHPFRVIKRQFGYTKVRYRGLAKNTAQVLTLFALSNLWMKRKQLLPAMGSVRL, from the coding sequence ATGCAACTGACGTTCGGTGACGCTGAGGGCCTGGGCAAGCGCAAGCAGACGCGCCGGGAGATCTTTCTGGCCGAGATGGAGCAGGTCGTCCCGTGGCAGCAACTGCTCGGGCTGGTCGCGCCGCACTATCCGGTCTCGGGGCGGCCAGGTCGGCAGCCGTACGCACTGGCGACGATGTTGCGGATTCATCTGCTGCAGCAGTGGTATGCGTTGAGCGATCCGGCGATGGAAGAAGCACTGCACGAGATCCCGACCTTGCGGCGCTTTGCCCAGCTCGGTGGCTTGGACAACGTTCCGGACGAGACCACGATTCTCAACTTTCGCCGCCTGCTGGAGACCCATGGCCTTGCCGCGCGGATGCTGGAAGCGGTCAACGCGCATCTGGCGCGCAAGGGCCAGAGCCTGCGGTCGGGCACGATCGTCGATGCGACGCTGATCGCGGCGCCCAGTTCGACCAAGAACGCCGACCATGCGCGCGACCCTGAGATGCATCAGACCAAGAAGGGCAATCAGTGGTATTTCGGGATGAAGGCGCACATCGGCGTGGATGAATTTTCCGGGTTGGTGCACCACGTCCATTGCACAGCCGCCAACGTCGCCGATGTCACGGTGACGCACGCATTGCTGCATGGCAAAGAAGACAGCGTGTTTGGCGACAGCGGCTACACCGGTGCGGATAAGCGCGAAGAACTGCAGGACTGCGAGGCTGCATTTTTCATTGCTGCCAAGCGTTCGGTGCTTCAAGCCATCGGCAACAAGCGGGAGCGTGCTCGGGAACAGCGCTGGGAACACTTCAAGGCCAGCGTGCGTGCGAAGGTGGAGCATCCGTTCCGGGTGATCAAGCGCCAGTTCGGTTACACCAAGGTCCGCTATCGCGGCCTGGCGAAGAACACCGCGCAGGTGCTGACGCTGTTTGCGCTGTCAAACCTGTGGATGAAGCGAAAGCAGTTATTGCCTGCTATGGGGAGCGTGCGCCTGTAA
- a CDS encoding IS4-like element IS1481A family transposase, which translates to MRASEVLQKCLPNSLSGMHALRERALLHAVEALLHGRRLTLMDIARSWPSALRVRAPLKAVDRLLSNRNLQVERSVIDHEMAHWLLRGAQPVIVIDWSDLKPDKSWCLLRAAVPVGGRTLTLLDMVVPGKQQGSPGAERRFLQQLRALVPDDVRPILVTDAGFRTPWFRAVSAMGWCWVGRLRGRTQVKPQDVRDEADQWIDSRKLHVLASNRACELPPMQANRSDPLDCRLVIYAKARQGRKQCNRRSPAKVSRASSSLKAAAREREPWLIVASPQLQAPSAKQLVNVYARRMQIELAFRDLKSHRYGQALEDSLTRRGERLQILLLINTLAAFASWLAGLGCEATGIAQWLSPRNSTRKLYSTLRIGREALVRQWPMEPVSRWIGRLRALPAAVREQMTLTV; encoded by the coding sequence ATGCGCGCCAGCGAAGTATTGCAGAAGTGCCTGCCCAACTCACTGTCCGGGATGCATGCGTTGCGCGAACGCGCGTTGCTGCATGCGGTCGAGGCGTTGTTGCACGGACGCAGGCTGACACTGATGGACATCGCACGTTCGTGGCCGAGCGCACTGCGGGTGCGCGCGCCGCTCAAGGCAGTTGATCGCCTGTTGAGTAATCGCAATTTGCAGGTCGAGCGATCAGTGATCGACCACGAGATGGCGCACTGGCTGCTGCGCGGCGCGCAGCCGGTAATCGTCATCGACTGGAGCGATCTGAAGCCAGACAAATCGTGGTGTCTGCTGCGCGCAGCGGTGCCGGTGGGCGGCCGCACGCTTACCTTGCTGGACATGGTAGTGCCAGGAAAGCAGCAGGGATCGCCTGGTGCAGAAAGACGCTTCTTGCAACAACTGAGGGCACTGGTTCCGGACGATGTTCGCCCGATCCTGGTCACTGACGCCGGCTTCCGGACACCGTGGTTCCGCGCTGTATCGGCCATGGGCTGGTGTTGGGTTGGGCGACTGCGCGGGCGCACGCAAGTCAAGCCGCAGGACGTGCGGGATGAAGCAGATCAGTGGATCGACAGCCGGAAACTGCATGTGTTGGCGTCCAATCGTGCATGCGAGTTACCGCCGATGCAGGCCAATCGCAGCGATCCACTCGATTGCAGGTTGGTGATTTACGCCAAGGCACGGCAAGGGCGCAAACAGTGCAATCGCCGCTCACCCGCCAAAGTCTCGCGTGCGTCATCGAGTCTGAAGGCCGCAGCGCGCGAGCGCGAGCCTTGGCTCATCGTTGCATCCCCGCAGCTGCAGGCGCCCAGCGCAAAGCAGTTGGTCAATGTGTACGCACGACGGATGCAGATCGAGCTTGCATTTCGCGATCTGAAATCACATCGCTACGGCCAGGCGCTGGAAGACAGTTTGACCCGACGCGGCGAGCGACTGCAGATCCTGCTGCTGATCAATACGTTGGCTGCATTCGCCAGCTGGTTGGCGGGGCTGGGATGCGAAGCGACCGGTATCGCCCAGTGGCTGTCTCCTCGCAACAGCACACGCAAGCTTTACTCCACGCTACGCATCGGCCGAGAAGCGCTGGTCAGGCAGTGGCCGATGGAACCCGTCTCACGGTGGATAGGGCGCTTGCGCGCACTGCCTGCGGCAGTGCGCGAGCAGATGACGCTTACGGTGTAA